One region of Caldivirga sp. genomic DNA includes:
- the rpoA2 gene encoding DNA-directed RNA polymerase subunit A'', producing the protein MAEQYLSQEEVKSRIETLKEVLPSRLVNELLNRLNNVKLSDRQLERVMKAIVAEYYKSIVDPGEAIGIVTAQSVGEPSTQMILRTFHYAGLREFSMALGLPRLIEIIDARRKPQVPRMTIYLKPEYAHDEEKAHDVAKRIQVITIENLAKSVDVDYFNSTIIVTLDEDALRYRGLTVNDVKKALDRIKGKAGEITVEGNTISITVNAQEVSALKKMRDKILQTKVAGIRGIKKALVMKTDNNEYVIYTEGTNLEAVLLLDEVDSARTISHDIHEVAEVLGIEAARTMIMRELKAVLDDQGLDVDTRHLMMVADVMTWDGKVRQIGRHGVAGQKVSPLARAAFEVTVKNLIEAAYMGESEKFKGVVENIISGKYVPIGTGYVELMLEHP; encoded by the coding sequence GTGGCTGAGCAGTATTTGAGCCAGGAGGAGGTTAAGTCAAGGATTGAAACCCTTAAGGAAGTGTTACCCAGTAGGCTGGTTAATGAACTGCTTAATAGGTTGAATAATGTTAAGTTATCTGATAGGCAACTTGAGAGGGTTATGAAGGCTATCGTCGCTGAGTACTATAAGTCGATTGTTGACCCAGGTGAGGCAATAGGCATAGTTACGGCTCAAAGTGTTGGTGAACCATCAACCCAAATGATACTGAGAACATTCCACTACGCTGGGTTAAGGGAATTCTCAATGGCTCTAGGCTTACCTAGGTTAATTGAGATAATTGATGCTAGGAGGAAACCCCAGGTACCTAGGATGACTATTTACCTTAAACCAGAGTACGCTCATGATGAGGAGAAGGCTCATGATGTTGCTAAGAGGATACAGGTAATAACTATTGAGAATTTGGCTAAGAGCGTTGATGTGGATTACTTCAACTCAACAATAATAGTAACCCTAGATGAGGATGCGTTAAGGTACAGGGGATTAACGGTCAATGATGTTAAGAAGGCGTTAGATAGAATTAAAGGTAAGGCAGGGGAAATAACAGTTGAGGGTAATACGATTAGCATAACTGTTAATGCCCAGGAGGTGTCGGCATTAAAGAAGATGAGGGATAAGATTCTTCAAACTAAGGTAGCTGGCATAAGGGGGATTAAGAAGGCCTTAGTCATGAAAACCGATAACAATGAGTACGTAATATACACTGAGGGAACAAACCTGGAGGCAGTACTACTACTGGATGAGGTTGACTCAGCAAGGACAATATCACACGATATACATGAGGTGGCTGAAGTTCTCGGTATTGAGGCCGCTAGAACCATGATAATGAGGGAACTAAAGGCTGTGTTAGATGACCAAGGCCTAGATGTTGATACTAGGCACCTAATGATGGTTGCGGACGTAATGACTTGGGATGGTAAGGTTAGGCAAATTGGAAGGCATGGTGTGGCAGGCCAGAAGGTTAGCCCATTAGCTAGGGCAGCCTTTGAGGTAACTGTGAAGAACCTGATTGAAGCAGCCTACATGGGTGAAAGTGAGAAGTTTAAGGGGGTTGTGGAGAACATTATATCAGGTAAGTATGTGCCAATAGGCACTGGTTACGTTGAGTTAATGCTTGAACACCCATAG
- the rpoA1 gene encoding DNA-directed RNA polymerase subunit A', which yields MSYSNQAGGEDNIPLKVIKEISFNVLSPDLIRKMSVMEVTTSETYDEAGNPVKGGLMDRRLGVDEPEARCETCGNDWRRCPGHFGRIELVRPVVHPEFVKPIYDILRATCPNCGRLKLTDEEYKKYSERIRKLKKHWRALSDRLILRVKKRAAARSTCPHCGAPQPKIRLDKPFKFYTESEDGRLTRLDPVNIREWLEKVPDEDLELLGWNPSTARPEWAVLTVLPVPPPQVRPSIQLPSGQTSADDLTHALTTILRYNEKLRNAIESGSPTTSILDLWDSLQANVATYIDNELPGGIQARHRSKRPLKGIAQRLKGKEGRFRGSLSGKRVEFSARTVISPDPNLSINEVGVPIDIAKELTVVEPVTEWNIDLMRMLVVNGPETWPGANRVITPDGKKIELKVRRDRSELAQQIQPGWMIERHLMDGDYVLFNRQPSLHKMSIMCHIVKVLPGRTFRLHLAVCPPYNADFDGDEMNLHVPQTPEARAEARTIMLVQNFIVTPRYGGPIIGARQDYITGGYLLSRKGNVLTREKALFILGAVRENVQLEEPAIMHPVELWTGKQLISTLLPKDFNFTQATSFKSTCSDPYRCDTDEYIVVVNGYLATGVLDKKSIGAEQVDSLLHVLVKRYGNEFGRRWIDSMFRLIIRFIDIRGFTMALDSLNLPEEAMRKLDEVKNTYIKEAYELLNRYYKGALEAEPGKTIEETLEDKLAETLSKIREEASKIVDDYMNKESEVYIMAKTGARGSLLNAAQMTAALGQQTIRGERYRRGFTDRTLPHFLPGDKGPEARGFVKSNFRDGLSPIEYFFHAGGGRDGLVETAVRTSQSGYAQRRLINAMQDIYVAYDGTVRDSQDAIIQFRYGEDGIDVSKSDHGRLNIDEIIRRVMTSG from the coding sequence ATGTCTTATTCTAATCAAGCAGGCGGTGAGGATAATATTCCGCTTAAGGTAATTAAGGAAATAAGCTTCAATGTCCTTTCACCTGATTTAATACGAAAAATGTCTGTAATGGAAGTAACAACCTCAGAGACATATGATGAAGCCGGTAACCCAGTTAAAGGCGGGTTAATGGATAGGAGGCTTGGTGTTGATGAACCTGAGGCTAGGTGTGAAACCTGTGGTAATGACTGGAGGAGGTGCCCTGGACACTTTGGTAGAATTGAGCTAGTTAGGCCCGTTGTTCATCCTGAGTTCGTCAAGCCTATTTACGACATACTGAGGGCAACGTGCCCTAATTGCGGAAGATTAAAGTTAACTGATGAGGAGTATAAGAAGTACTCGGAAAGGATTAGGAAACTTAAGAAGCATTGGAGGGCTCTCTCAGATAGGTTAATTCTTAGGGTTAAGAAGAGGGCGGCTGCTAGGTCAACATGCCCACACTGTGGTGCCCCTCAGCCTAAGATTAGGCTTGATAAACCATTCAAGTTCTACACCGAGTCTGAGGATGGTAGGTTAACTAGGCTTGATCCAGTTAACATAAGGGAGTGGCTTGAGAAGGTGCCTGATGAGGACCTTGAGTTACTTGGCTGGAATCCCTCAACGGCTAGGCCTGAGTGGGCTGTCTTAACAGTACTACCTGTACCACCACCTCAGGTTAGGCCGTCAATACAGTTACCTAGTGGCCAAACCAGTGCAGATGATTTAACACACGCGTTAACAACAATACTTAGGTATAATGAGAAGCTTAGGAATGCCATAGAGTCTGGTTCACCCACAACCTCAATACTTGATCTTTGGGACTCACTTCAAGCTAACGTTGCGACATACATTGATAATGAGTTACCAGGTGGTATTCAGGCTAGGCATAGGAGCAAGAGACCACTTAAGGGTATTGCCCAGAGGCTTAAGGGGAAGGAGGGTAGGTTTAGGGGTAGTTTATCAGGTAAGAGGGTTGAGTTCTCGGCTAGGACTGTAATTAGCCCTGACCCTAATTTAAGCATTAATGAGGTTGGTGTACCCATTGATATAGCTAAGGAGCTTACCGTTGTAGAACCGGTCACTGAGTGGAACATTGATTTAATGAGAATGCTCGTAGTTAATGGACCTGAGACTTGGCCTGGGGCTAATAGGGTTATTACACCTGATGGTAAGAAGATTGAGCTTAAGGTTAGGAGAGATAGAAGTGAGCTAGCTCAGCAAATTCAACCTGGTTGGATGATTGAGAGGCATCTAATGGATGGTGACTACGTCCTCTTCAATAGGCAGCCAAGCCTCCATAAGATGTCGATAATGTGCCACATAGTTAAGGTACTGCCTGGTAGAACCTTCAGGCTTCACTTAGCAGTATGCCCACCATACAACGCTGACTTCGATGGGGATGAGATGAATCTCCACGTCCCCCAAACCCCTGAGGCTAGGGCTGAGGCTAGGACAATAATGCTTGTTCAGAACTTCATAGTAACCCCAAGGTACGGTGGCCCAATAATAGGGGCTAGGCAAGATTACATAACTGGAGGTTATTTACTCTCAAGGAAGGGTAATGTATTAACTAGGGAGAAGGCATTATTCATACTTGGTGCGGTTAGGGAAAATGTGCAACTTGAGGAACCAGCCATAATGCACCCTGTGGAGCTTTGGACAGGTAAGCAATTAATATCAACCCTACTGCCTAAGGACTTCAACTTCACTCAAGCAACATCATTCAAGTCAACGTGCAGTGATCCATATAGGTGCGATACTGATGAATACATCGTGGTAGTTAATGGTTACCTAGCCACTGGTGTACTGGATAAGAAGTCCATTGGCGCTGAGCAGGTTGATTCACTACTTCACGTATTGGTTAAGAGGTATGGTAATGAATTCGGTAGGAGGTGGATTGACTCAATGTTTAGGTTAATAATAAGGTTCATTGACATAAGGGGCTTCACAATGGCCCTCGATTCCCTTAACCTACCTGAGGAGGCGATGAGGAAGCTTGATGAGGTTAAGAACACTTACATTAAGGAGGCCTATGAATTACTCAATAGATACTACAAGGGTGCGCTTGAGGCTGAGCCCGGTAAGACAATTGAGGAGACCCTTGAGGATAAACTTGCTGAGACATTATCGAAGATTAGGGAGGAGGCATCCAAGATAGTTGATGATTACATGAATAAGGAATCTGAAGTTTACATAATGGCTAAAACAGGCGCTAGGGGGAGTCTACTAAATGCCGCACAAATGACCGCTGCCCTAGGTCAACAGACAATAAGGGGTGAGAGGTATAGGCGTGGTTTTACTGACAGGACCCTACCGCACTTCCTACCTGGTGATAAGGGTCCTGAGGCCAGGGGTTTCGTTAAGAGTAACTTCAGGGATGGGTTATCTCCAATAGAGTACTTCTTCCACGCAGGTGGTGGTAGGGATGGGTTAGTTGAAACTGCAGTGAGGACTTCCCAGAGTGGGTATGCGCAGAGGAGGCTGATTAACGCAATGCAGGACATCTACGTGGCCTATGATGGTACTGTTAGGGATTCACAGGATGCAATAATTCAATTCAGGTATGGTGAAGATGGTATTGATGTTTCTAAGAGTGACCATGGTAGGTTAAACATAGATGAGATAATAAGGAGGGTGATGACAAGTGGCTGA
- a CDS encoding DNA double-strand break repair nuclease NurA: MYTLESLISGVYKLSEVELAQIGVELENMDTDGIIIEINGNPSDYSTAAVDSGFIPIKYLGVIIGLINVAIVVLPSDSRSRFIVRVVDNVESLEENAKLEEFNSAIELLKDHELVLMDGPLVANDGESSKLNELINTALSTGHYVLSFTKEVRINRITGRLMGIEKPINEVALFFTLFERFREKGMDSILITTPVNIRSGVVGFYMQVNGGSPPIYVEAGENVLKNPDVLKTVSLMMSRENYPMPLYVADKLSKVSDEVRKWFIMALLRVSEKGEMDPLLYRYIRDMLGYARGRSLY, from the coding sequence TTGTATACCCTTGAATCCTTAATAAGCGGTGTATATAAGTTAAGTGAAGTTGAATTAGCTCAGATAGGGGTGGAGCTTGAGAATATGGATACTGATGGAATCATAATTGAGATTAATGGTAATCCAAGCGATTACAGTACTGCAGCAGTGGATTCAGGCTTCATACCCATAAAGTACCTTGGGGTAATTATTGGTTTAATAAATGTCGCAATCGTAGTGCTTCCAAGCGATTCAAGAAGCAGATTCATTGTAAGGGTGGTTGATAACGTTGAGTCCCTTGAGGAGAACGCTAAACTTGAGGAGTTTAATTCGGCAATTGAGTTACTGAAGGACCATGAATTAGTCCTAATGGATGGACCATTAGTGGCTAATGATGGGGAATCAAGTAAGTTAAATGAATTAATTAATACCGCATTAAGCACTGGGCATTACGTGTTATCCTTCACGAAGGAGGTGCGTATTAACCGCATTACCGGTAGGTTAATGGGTATTGAGAAGCCCATAAATGAGGTAGCATTATTCTTCACCCTATTTGAAAGGTTCAGAGAGAAGGGTATGGATTCCATTCTAATCACAACACCAGTTAATATACGTAGTGGGGTAGTGGGATTCTACATGCAGGTTAATGGTGGTAGTCCCCCAATTTACGTTGAGGCCGGTGAGAATGTACTCAAGAACCCAGATGTATTGAAGACCGTATCGCTAATGATGAGTAGGGAAAATTACCCAATGCCGCTTTACGTTGCTGATAAATTATCTAAGGTCAGTGATGAGGTTAGGAAGTGGTTTATAATGGCACTACTCAGGGTGAGTGAGAAGGGGGAGATGGATCCACTACTGTATAGGTATATTAGAGATATGCTTGGTTACGCTAGGGGTAGGAGTCTTTACTAA
- a CDS encoding helix-turn-helix domain-containing protein, protein MQPPLGNVVIVIVMMEAFLIMVLGYMMYDVKARLTKGMMKIINEGIKIDSSSTNDSRPRLNTDEVKVLKYLMSRGKPVIQSVIGKELNIPKSTLFRIIKRLSELGLINVEKKGKYNYVYIQRTQDVLSILKSINEDSS, encoded by the coding sequence GTGCAGCCGCCTTTAGGTAACGTGGTTATAGTAATCGTAATGATGGAGGCGTTTCTAATAATGGTGTTGGGCTACATGATGTATGATGTTAAGGCTAGGTTAACTAAAGGAATGATGAAGATAATTAACGAGGGTATTAAGATTGATTCCTCATCTACCAATGATAGTAGACCGAGGCTGAACACTGATGAGGTTAAGGTACTTAAGTACCTTATGAGTAGAGGCAAGCCTGTTATTCAATCAGTTATAGGTAAGGAACTTAATATACCTAAGTCAACCCTCTTTAGGATAATTAAGAGACTGAGTGAACTAGGGTTAATTAATGTTGAGAAGAAGGGTAAGTATAATTATGTTTATATTCAGAGGACTCAAGACGTCTTAAGTATACTTAAGTCAATTAATGAGGACTCCTCCTAG
- a CDS encoding peroxiredoxin, with amino-acid sequence MVDVGEKAPDFELLDTDLKVRRLGDFLGKGRPVVILTFPAAFSPVCTKELCTIRDNMSLLNKANAEVIAISVDQPWALKAFKEANKLNFTLLSDFNRQFIEKYGLVLEDLLGLKKLAKRAAFILDEQGIIKYKWVSDDPRNEPPYKEILNIVTAMSVGKSGGCG; translated from the coding sequence ATGGTTGATGTAGGGGAGAAGGCGCCTGACTTCGAGCTCTTGGACACAGACCTAAAGGTAAGAAGGCTAGGCGATTTTCTAGGTAAGGGGAGGCCTGTAGTTATATTAACCTTCCCAGCAGCGTTCAGCCCAGTATGCACTAAGGAGTTGTGCACAATAAGAGATAACATGAGTCTATTGAATAAGGCTAATGCTGAGGTGATAGCCATAAGCGTCGATCAGCCATGGGCATTAAAGGCCTTTAAGGAGGCCAATAAGTTAAACTTCACACTACTGAGCGACTTCAATAGGCAATTCATTGAAAAGTATGGTCTAGTACTTGAGGACTTGCTTGGATTAAAGAAGCTAGCTAAGAGGGCAGCCTTCATACTTGATGAGCAAGGTATTATAAAATACAAGTGGGTTAGTGATGATCCAAGAAATGAGCCACCCTATAAGGAGATATTGAATATAGTCACTGCCATGAGTGTTGGTAAAAGTGGCGGATGTGGATGA
- a CDS encoding dihydropteroate synthase has protein sequence MKLKLNTPEVMAVINVSPESFYLTSVKSTEEELLKFAAGAFKAGVRIFDIGGMSTAPFKRTWVPEDVELSRLKWAVNLLRRELGDRAILSVDTFRPRVASEVAKLGIDILNDVTGLRYSNELAMVAKEHGLTMILCARERTQSSLNPVDAVINEAKWSINMAESMGVDDIIIDPCIGFPPLDRDQNLEPNRQVTNTRYDDWPYRDIYLVANVARIRMELNRPICVGVSRKGFIRRLLGVDIEDSIWGTLGLHAYLAYVGVDIIRTHDAVETLHVIKIINMVKECGGDYLGCVNNVRKAYKEAS, from the coding sequence ATGAAACTTAAGTTAAACACCCCTGAGGTTATGGCTGTCATTAATGTAAGCCCTGAATCATTCTACTTAACCAGCGTTAAATCAACCGAGGAGGAATTACTAAAGTTCGCTGCGGGGGCGTTCAAGGCTGGTGTAAGGATCTTTGACATTGGGGGAATGTCCACTGCACCGTTTAAGAGGACTTGGGTTCCTGAGGATGTTGAGTTAAGTAGGCTTAAGTGGGCTGTGAACCTGCTAAGACGGGAATTGGGCGATAGGGCAATCCTATCAGTGGATACCTTTAGGCCCCGTGTTGCTTCTGAGGTGGCTAAATTGGGCATAGACATATTGAACGATGTGACTGGCCTAAGGTACAGTAATGAGTTAGCAATGGTGGCTAAGGAGCATGGGTTAACTATGATACTTTGCGCACGGGAAAGGACACAGAGTAGTTTAAATCCCGTTGATGCGGTTATTAATGAGGCTAAGTGGAGTATTAATATGGCTGAATCAATGGGTGTTGATGACATTATAATTGACCCATGCATAGGTTTCCCACCCCTTGATAGGGATCAAAACCTGGAGCCTAATAGGCAAGTAACCAATACGCGTTACGATGACTGGCCCTATAGGGATATTTACCTTGTTGCAAATGTAGCCAGGATAAGGATGGAACTTAATCGGCCCATTTGCGTTGGTGTGTCTAGAAAGGGGTTCATTAGGAGGCTACTGGGTGTTGATATTGAGGACTCCATTTGGGGTACACTGGGGCTGCATGCATACTTAGCCTACGTGGGTGTAGATATCATTAGAACTCATGATGCCGTGGAGACCCTTCATGTTATTAAGATCATTAACATGGTGAAGGAGTGCGGTGGGGATTATTTAGGTTGTGTTAACAACGTGAGAAAAGCTTATAAGGAGGCTAGTTAA
- a CDS encoding alanine--glyoxylate aminotransferase family protein, with product MLVTDTLIVTPGPTEIPHRILLAIAKRTTNPDLDPGFFKLYDEARLMLANMLGTEKRNIVIWVGEAMSGLEAAVANLIRGNDKVAVLSNGFFGDAFSDLVSSYGGIPLLHRVNYSTVLDPDKVASFLRNEAKEAKVVTMVHCETPSGTLNNLKELAKVIKSEGKLLIVDAVSSMGGVNIDVKWGIDILIGGSQKVLNLPSGLTILAISDDAWGEIEKVNYKGFYLNIRYWKDAVERMEFPYTHSEPLVNGLVESLKMINEEGLSNVYSRHRSIAHGVVKAIESMGLKLVPDSEDYSSPTVTAFYAPNGLSDVKVREAALKYGAFIAGSWGPLRGKVLRIGHMGYTASLSIMTSTLTALAKALNDSGYRVKIGDVIEAFLSGVGA from the coding sequence ATGCTAGTAACAGACACCCTAATAGTAACACCTGGACCAACTGAAATACCCCACAGAATACTCCTAGCTATAGCTAAACGCACCACTAATCCTGACCTTGATCCAGGATTCTTCAAGCTTTATGATGAGGCTAGGTTAATGCTAGCTAACATGCTTGGTACTGAGAAGAGGAACATTGTCATATGGGTTGGTGAAGCCATGAGCGGCCTAGAGGCTGCGGTGGCTAATTTAATAAGGGGTAATGATAAGGTAGCTGTCTTAAGTAACGGTTTCTTCGGCGACGCATTCTCAGACCTGGTCTCATCATACGGTGGCATTCCATTACTCCACAGAGTTAACTACAGTACTGTTCTTGACCCAGATAAGGTTGCTTCATTCCTTAGAAATGAGGCTAAGGAGGCTAAGGTAGTTACAATGGTTCACTGTGAAACCCCAAGTGGTACATTGAATAATTTAAAGGAATTAGCCAAGGTGATTAAATCTGAGGGTAAACTTCTAATTGTTGATGCAGTGTCGTCAATGGGTGGCGTTAACATAGACGTTAAGTGGGGTATTGACATACTCATTGGGGGTAGTCAAAAGGTACTTAACCTACCCTCAGGCTTAACAATACTGGCAATTAGTGATGATGCTTGGGGTGAAATAGAGAAAGTCAACTACAAGGGTTTCTACCTAAACATTAGGTATTGGAAAGATGCAGTGGAGAGAATGGAATTCCCCTATACCCACAGTGAACCGTTAGTAAATGGTCTAGTAGAGTCATTGAAAATGATTAATGAGGAGGGGTTAAGCAACGTATATAGTAGGCATAGGTCAATAGCGCACGGTGTAGTTAAGGCTATTGAATCCATGGGCCTTAAGCTAGTGCCAGACTCAGAGGATTACTCAAGTCCAACGGTGACGGCGTTCTATGCACCTAACGGCTTAAGTGACGTTAAGGTTAGGGAAGCTGCATTAAAGTATGGTGCATTCATTGCTGGTTCCTGGGGGCCATTAAGGGGGAAGGTGCTTAGAATTGGGCACATGGGCTACACAGCCTCCTTAAGCATAATGACCAGTACCTTAACGGCGCTTGCCAAGGCCCTTAATGATTCAGGGTACAGGGTTAAAATTGGGGATGTTATTGAAGCCTTCCTAAGCGGTGTCGGTGCATGA
- a CDS encoding APC family permease translates to MSLFTRESTGLVREVGPLKALLVSMGYNGFLIVPFVYLTGIYLYGGGNAAYVALIASWLMFIPGVIMWYLITRQYPRTGGDYVYFSRLNPPVGFAAWFNFAIGEMLYDAVLVYFSISQLGMVLQALGNPLASIIVSPRYEFAIAVALVVVLIMVNVASARAGLTIFMVISAVALLTFIASAVYIALLPESLIKGSLGSAYVEALVNANKASPVGGVYGVLGMASFTTAVWAYVNFPATIGGEIRRDRVTALLGVVGMFVMGGLFFTLFVVSFLRSLGVNFYIGASYMNAYGIDDGFILVNPGADLALIHTPIAVALAYSSVLWYIAPVTGVIIQVSRYLLAFSMDRVLPGVFSYVNPRTHSPIVAHLFDLAVTVALMYILILTPFSSALLYALDLDALILLVFTFIVSVLLALIIYIKGATKLKVSKALIIPLTAIYLAFLLIFAYYWLTQPQYYLYVTGNPMQLLAESSVIFVIGLVIFTIAKYIRDKEGIPLSLVYEEIPPE, encoded by the coding sequence ATGAGCCTCTTCACAAGGGAAAGCACAGGCTTGGTAAGGGAGGTTGGGCCGCTTAAGGCATTATTAGTAAGCATGGGTTATAATGGCTTCCTAATAGTACCATTCGTGTACTTAACTGGAATATACCTATACGGTGGGGGTAATGCAGCCTATGTAGCATTAATTGCCTCATGGCTAATGTTCATACCTGGGGTAATTATGTGGTACTTAATAACCCGCCAATACCCAAGGACTGGCGGCGACTACGTTTACTTCTCCAGGCTTAACCCACCAGTGGGTTTCGCAGCTTGGTTTAATTTCGCTATTGGCGAGATGCTTTACGATGCAGTATTAGTGTACTTCTCAATAAGCCAATTAGGCATGGTCCTTCAAGCATTAGGTAATCCACTTGCAAGCATCATAGTGAGTCCAAGGTATGAATTTGCCATAGCCGTGGCATTAGTGGTAGTGTTGATAATGGTGAATGTTGCGTCAGCCAGGGCTGGCTTAACAATATTCATGGTTATATCGGCCGTAGCCCTATTAACCTTCATAGCCTCAGCAGTGTACATTGCCTTACTTCCAGAAAGCCTAATTAAAGGTTCCCTAGGGTCAGCTTACGTTGAGGCTTTAGTAAACGCCAATAAGGCTTCACCAGTGGGTGGGGTGTATGGTGTACTTGGTATGGCTTCGTTCACAACGGCTGTTTGGGCATACGTTAACTTCCCAGCCACAATAGGTGGTGAGATTAGGAGGGATAGGGTGACGGCATTACTTGGTGTTGTTGGAATGTTCGTAATGGGTGGCTTATTCTTCACGTTATTCGTTGTCTCGTTTCTAAGGAGCCTTGGGGTCAACTTCTACATTGGTGCAAGCTACATGAATGCATACGGGATAGATGATGGCTTCATTCTTGTTAACCCAGGCGCCGACTTAGCATTAATACACACGCCCATAGCAGTGGCATTAGCATACTCATCAGTACTCTGGTATATTGCCCCAGTCACAGGGGTCATTATTCAGGTATCAAGGTACCTGTTAGCCTTCTCAATGGATAGGGTTTTACCAGGAGTATTCTCCTACGTTAACCCAAGGACCCACTCACCTATTGTAGCCCACTTATTTGACTTGGCAGTAACGGTAGCCTTAATGTATATTCTAATCCTAACACCCTTCAGTTCAGCGCTCCTTTACGCCTTAGATCTTGACGCCTTAATTCTACTGGTCTTCACATTCATAGTCTCAGTGCTCCTGGCCTTAATCATATACATTAAGGGTGCCACTAAACTTAAGGTAAGTAAAGCTCTCATAATTCCCCTAACGGCAATCTACCTAGCTTTCCTACTAATATTCGCATACTACTGGTTAACGCAACCCCAGTACTACCTTTACGTGACAGGAAATCCAATGCAACTGCTGGCTGAGTCATCAGTAATATTCGTGATTGGTTTGGTAATATTCACTATAGCTAAGTACATTAGGGATAAGGAGGGAATACCACTAAGCCTAGTTTACGAGGAAATCCCACCAGAGTAA
- a CDS encoding acetate uptake transporter: MASTMVTIKKADPTALGIFSYGFSLFILSIYAMGFYPWSESIVMIAPALVFGGVFLLVAANWEYNNGNTFGATAFGTYSAFFLTFAVAHMGIVAGWFSSLEVAHLVGLLAVAFAIMTFFYWVGSFKMNLALNLTLLLLLVTFILYAIPLTSLSSSMTTVMGKIPGALKPAGYIGFIDSLFTMWVGAATVINDRWELAGLKGPIPVYPFAKRKGK; the protein is encoded by the coding sequence ATGGCTTCCACTATGGTTACGATTAAGAAGGCTGATCCAACAGCACTTGGAATATTCTCCTACGGGTTCAGCCTGTTCATACTATCAATATACGCCATGGGCTTCTACCCATGGAGTGAAAGCATAGTTATGATTGCCCCAGCGTTAGTATTTGGAGGGGTCTTTCTACTCGTTGCCGCTAATTGGGAGTATAATAATGGTAATACCTTTGGTGCTACGGCGTTTGGCACGTACTCAGCGTTCTTTTTAACATTCGCAGTTGCCCATATGGGTATTGTAGCCGGTTGGTTCTCCTCATTGGAGGTTGCTCACCTAGTTGGATTACTTGCAGTGGCGTTTGCAATAATGACATTCTTCTACTGGGTAGGTAGCTTTAAGATGAACCTGGCATTAAACTTAACTCTACTACTCCTACTAGTAACCTTCATACTCTACGCAATACCACTCACATCCCTATCATCATCAATGACTACTGTAATGGGTAAAATACCTGGTGCTCTTAAGCCTGCAGGCTACATTGGCTTCATAGATTCGTTATTCACAATGTGGGTTGGGGCAGCAACAGTAATAAATGATAGGTGGGAATTAGCAGGATTGAAAGGACCCATACCAGTCTATCCATTTGCTAAAAGAAAGGGTAAGTAA